The following are from one region of the Qipengyuania flava genome:
- a CDS encoding YncE family protein, whose translation MMLALPVAVACAPVGGEAEAPTPLASSEASGALFVAGKFGDTLSKVDLASGEQVVSVESCANPHELATSPDEQYVALACYGGQTVDIFRTSDLSRVSSIDLGENARPHGIVWHANGDLYATAEGRQAIFWIRDPMGAAQTFEYGSGKQGTHMLAVAPSGNHAWTTDLGSRTVTRIDLKTRRAPFSVEVGEEPEGIWLSGDGETLWVSARGSNAAFMLDPESLEVRKRIETGAFPLRITLRPQGDFAVTSDLADGGLTVIDTASGEVVRQIAVSSPAEAEARTQVTILFSPDGERIYVAETRNDTIAEVDFATGEVLRRLPGDGGGDGIAIIE comes from the coding sequence ATGATGCTCGCTCTCCCGGTGGCGGTCGCCTGTGCGCCCGTCGGCGGAGAGGCGGAAGCTCCCACACCCCTCGCGTCTAGCGAAGCGAGCGGTGCGCTGTTCGTGGCGGGCAAGTTCGGCGATACGCTGTCAAAGGTCGATCTCGCTAGCGGCGAGCAGGTTGTCAGCGTCGAGAGCTGCGCCAACCCGCACGAACTGGCCACCTCGCCCGACGAACAGTACGTCGCGCTGGCCTGCTACGGTGGGCAGACGGTCGATATCTTCCGCACCAGCGACCTGTCGCGCGTCTCCAGCATCGACCTTGGCGAAAACGCCCGACCGCACGGGATCGTGTGGCACGCGAACGGTGATCTCTACGCTACGGCCGAAGGGCGTCAGGCGATCTTCTGGATCCGCGATCCCATGGGAGCGGCCCAGACCTTCGAGTACGGCTCGGGCAAGCAGGGCACGCACATGCTGGCCGTGGCGCCGAGCGGCAACCACGCCTGGACGACCGATCTCGGCTCGCGCACGGTAACACGGATCGACTTGAAGACCCGCCGTGCGCCATTCTCGGTCGAAGTCGGGGAAGAGCCCGAAGGCATCTGGCTTTCCGGCGATGGTGAGACGCTGTGGGTTTCGGCGCGCGGATCGAACGCGGCCTTCATGCTCGATCCCGAATCGCTCGAGGTGCGCAAGCGGATCGAGACCGGCGCTTTCCCGCTGCGGATCACGCTGCGCCCGCAGGGCGATTTTGCGGTCACCTCCGATCTCGCGGATGGCGGCCTGACCGTAATCGATACGGCCAGCGGCGAGGTCGTGCGCCAGATTGCCGTCTCCAGCCCCGCAGAAGCTGAAGCGCGCACGCAGGTCACAATCCTCTTCTCTCCCGATGGCGAACGGATCTACGTGGCTGAAACCCGCAACGACACGATCGCCGAGGTCGATTTCGCCACGGGCGAGGTTCTGCGCCGCCTGCCGGGCGACGGCGGCGGTGATGGGATTGCGATCATCGAATGA
- a CDS encoding M2 family metallopeptidase: MKFATVALSALAISLATPALADHHSGGETAASETAYPMTPQGAADWVAMVEKTMFDFSVEYGRVLWINSTYIIHDSDQLAAKYGAEATEMSVRFANEAAKYARVEGLDPEVARKLDMLRNGIVMPAPVRDGAATELNTIATRLGSAYGRGKGTLNGEEINGSDIEAEMGNLDRTPAEKAEMWTSWHDNVGAPMREDYQRMIAIAGEGAEELGFDDLGAMWRSNYDMSPDQFAAETERMWQEVKPLYMALHTYVRGKLNEKYGDAVQPATGPIRADLLGNMWAQEWGNIYPLVAPEGAGDIGYDLTELIAEKDLDEVEMVRVGEQFFSSLGFEPLPETFWQRSQFVKPADREVVCHASAWDVDNVDDLRIKMCIKRNADDFKVIHHELGHNYYQRAYNQQDYLYLNGANDGFHEAIGDMIALSITPEYLVQIDMLDRAQVPSADKDIGLLLREAMDKIAFLPFGLLVDRYRWELFNGSIPEDQLNKGWNDLRLQYQGIVPPVERDETKFDAGAKYHIPGNVPYTRYFLARILQFQFYKAACDQAGWEGPLHRCSFYGNEEVGENLNAMLEMGASKPWPDALEAFTGERQMSGKAMAEYFAPLKAWLDEQNAGMTQGW, encoded by the coding sequence ATGAAATTCGCAACCGTTGCGCTGTCCGCGCTGGCCATTTCGCTCGCCACCCCCGCGCTGGCCGACCATCATTCCGGCGGCGAGACCGCGGCCTCCGAGACCGCCTATCCCATGACGCCGCAGGGCGCGGCCGACTGGGTAGCCATGGTCGAGAAGACGATGTTCGATTTCTCGGTCGAATACGGCCGGGTGCTGTGGATCAACTCGACCTACATCATTCATGACAGCGACCAGCTGGCGGCGAAATACGGCGCCGAGGCGACCGAGATGTCGGTGCGCTTCGCCAATGAAGCGGCGAAATACGCCCGCGTCGAAGGTCTCGACCCCGAGGTCGCCCGCAAGCTCGATATGCTGCGCAACGGCATCGTGATGCCCGCGCCGGTGCGCGACGGGGCGGCGACCGAGCTGAACACGATCGCGACCCGGCTGGGCTCCGCTTACGGGCGCGGCAAGGGCACGCTCAATGGCGAAGAGATCAACGGCAGCGATATCGAAGCCGAGATGGGCAATCTCGATCGCACGCCTGCCGAAAAGGCCGAGATGTGGACCAGCTGGCACGACAATGTCGGGGCGCCCATGCGCGAGGACTACCAGCGCATGATCGCCATTGCGGGCGAGGGCGCTGAGGAGCTGGGCTTCGACGATCTGGGCGCCATGTGGCGGTCGAACTACGACATGTCGCCCGACCAGTTCGCGGCGGAAACCGAGCGCATGTGGCAGGAAGTGAAGCCGCTCTACATGGCGCTGCACACCTATGTCCGCGGCAAGCTCAACGAGAAGTACGGCGACGCGGTCCAGCCCGCCACCGGCCCGATCCGCGCCGACCTGCTCGGCAATATGTGGGCGCAGGAATGGGGCAACATCTACCCGCTGGTCGCGCCCGAAGGCGCGGGCGACATCGGCTATGACCTTACAGAGCTGATTGCGGAAAAGGACCTCGACGAGGTCGAGATGGTCCGCGTGGGCGAGCAGTTCTTCTCCTCGCTGGGCTTCGAGCCGCTTCCCGAAACCTTCTGGCAGCGCAGCCAGTTCGTGAAGCCGGCGGACCGCGAAGTGGTCTGCCACGCCAGCGCCTGGGACGTCGACAATGTCGATGATCTGCGCATCAAGATGTGCATCAAGCGCAACGCGGACGACTTCAAGGTCATCCATCACGAGCTTGGCCACAACTACTACCAGCGCGCCTACAACCAGCAGGACTACCTGTATCTCAACGGCGCGAACGATGGCTTCCACGAGGCCATTGGCGACATGATCGCTCTCTCGATCACGCCGGAGTACCTGGTGCAGATCGACATGCTTGATCGGGCGCAGGTGCCGAGCGCGGACAAGGACATCGGCCTGCTGCTGCGCGAGGCGATGGACAAGATCGCCTTCCTGCCGTTTGGCCTGCTGGTCGACCGCTATCGCTGGGAGCTGTTCAACGGCTCGATCCCTGAAGACCAGCTCAACAAGGGCTGGAACGACCTGCGCCTGCAGTACCAGGGCATCGTTCCGCCGGTGGAGCGCGACGAGACCAAGTTCGACGCTGGCGCGAAGTATCACATCCCGGGCAACGTGCCCTACACGCGCTACTTCCTCGCGCGGATCCTGCAGTTCCAGTTCTATAAGGCCGCCTGCGACCAGGCAGGCTGGGAAGGCCCGCTGCATCGCTGTTCGTTCTACGGCAACGAGGAGGTTGGCGAGAACCTCAACGCCATGCTCGAAATGGGCGCCAGCAAGCCTTGGCCCGATGCGCTGGAAGCCTTCACCGGCGAGCGACAGATGAGCGGCAAGGCGATGGCCGAGTACTTCGCGCCGCTTAAAGCCTGGCTCGACGAGCAGAACGCCGGGATGACTCAAGGATGGTAA
- a CDS encoding alpha/beta fold hydrolase: MRTEFFESFDGTRLAVHRHGEGKPFVLLHGLFSSAEMNWIKWGHHEAIAARGLEVLMLDFRVHGESEAPHDPDRYPTNVLVRDVAALVDHFGLESYDLGGFSLGARTSLHATAHGVLEPERLVIGGMGTAGLGEWHRRAAKFRRVIDEFDAIPRGDPDYFSMQFLKSQGVDRAAARLLLDTMPDLDLALLDNIMMPTLVVCGDEDRDNGSAEELARLLPRADFVEVPGTHMSSVTKPDLGKAMAAWLGETA, translated from the coding sequence GTGAGGACCGAGTTTTTCGAAAGCTTCGACGGGACGCGTCTTGCCGTGCACCGGCATGGCGAGGGCAAGCCCTTCGTGCTGCTGCACGGCCTGTTTTCCAGCGCCGAGATGAACTGGATCAAGTGGGGCCATCACGAGGCAATCGCGGCGCGGGGGCTCGAGGTGCTCATGCTCGATTTCCGCGTGCATGGCGAAAGCGAAGCGCCGCATGATCCGGACCGATACCCGACAAACGTGCTGGTGCGCGACGTCGCCGCGCTGGTCGATCATTTCGGCCTTGAGAGCTACGACCTCGGAGGGTTTTCGCTCGGCGCGCGCACTTCGCTTCATGCAACGGCGCATGGCGTGCTGGAGCCCGAGCGGCTCGTCATCGGCGGGATGGGAACGGCAGGGCTCGGCGAATGGCACCGCCGCGCGGCCAAGTTCCGCCGCGTGATCGACGAGTTCGATGCGATCCCGCGCGGCGATCCGGACTATTTCTCGATGCAGTTCCTCAAGTCCCAGGGCGTGGACCGGGCCGCGGCGCGCCTGCTGCTCGACACCATGCCCGACCTCGATCTCGCGCTGCTGGATAACATCATGATGCCGACGCTGGTCGTGTGCGGCGATGAGGACCGGGACAATGGGTCGGCCGAGGAGCTTGCAAGGCTCCTGCCCCGCGCGGATTTCGTCGAAGTGCCCGGCACGCACATGAGTTCGGTGACCAAGCCGGATCTAGGGAAGGCCATGGCCGCCTGGTTGGGGGAGACTGCATGA
- a CDS encoding 2-hydroxychromene-2-carboxylate isomerase, producing the protein MTLSADLFFSFRSPYSYLSMGRYKTMVETYDLDITLRTVWPIAIRDPDILFTGNPAVGRYIVIDSMRSAQMLGIPMSWPRPDPVVQNMVTREIAEDQPYIYRIGRLGQAATRRGKGLAFAYEASKLIWSGEIDGWHEGDHLAGAAERAGLDLAEMDAEVVSEAEALDAEIEENQKALEAAGHWGVPTLVFEGEPFFGQDRIAMAQWRMEQKGLTKR; encoded by the coding sequence ATGACCCTATCCGCCGACCTCTTCTTCAGCTTCCGCTCACCCTACAGCTACCTGTCGATGGGGCGGTACAAGACGATGGTCGAGACCTATGATCTCGACATCACCCTGCGCACCGTCTGGCCGATCGCCATTCGCGATCCCGACATCCTGTTTACCGGTAACCCGGCGGTCGGGCGCTATATCGTTATCGATTCCATGCGCTCGGCGCAGATGCTCGGCATTCCGATGAGCTGGCCGCGCCCCGACCCGGTGGTGCAAAACATGGTCACGCGCGAGATCGCTGAGGACCAGCCCTACATCTATCGCATCGGCCGGCTCGGACAGGCCGCGACCCGGCGCGGGAAGGGCCTTGCCTTCGCCTATGAAGCCTCGAAGCTGATCTGGTCGGGCGAGATCGACGGCTGGCACGAGGGCGACCACCTCGCCGGCGCGGCCGAACGAGCGGGTCTCGACCTTGCCGAGATGGACGCCGAAGTGGTCTCCGAAGCCGAAGCTCTCGATGCCGAGATCGAGGAAAACCAAAAGGCCCTCGAAGCCGCCGGCCATTGGGGTGTTCCGACTCTGGTGTTCGAAGGCGAGCCTTTCTTCGGCCAGGACCGGATCGCAATGGCCCAATGGCGTATGGAGCAAAAGGGCCTGACCAAGCGGTGA
- a CDS encoding aspartate-semialdehyde dehydrogenase, whose product MGYRVAVVGATGNVGREMMMVLAEREFPIDEIAAVASSRSHGSEVEFGDTGKMLKCRNIEHFDWSGWDIALFAAGSGPAKEYAPKAAAAGCVVIDNSSLYRMDPDVPLIVPEVNPDAIHEYSKRNIIANPNCSTAQLVVALKPLHDAAKIKRVVVSTYQSVSGAGKAGMDELFEQSRNIFVGDPVEPVKFTKQIAFNVIPHIDVFLDDGSTKEEWKMVVETKKILDPKIKLTATCVRVPVFVGHSEAVSIEFENELSAEQAQEILREAPGCMLVDKREDGGYISPVEAAGDSATYISRVREDPTVENGLNLWCVSDNLRKGAALNAVQIAELLGRECLKKG is encoded by the coding sequence GTGGGTTATCGTGTTGCCGTGGTCGGCGCGACCGGGAATGTCGGGCGCGAAATGATGATGGTGCTGGCCGAGCGGGAATTCCCGATCGACGAGATTGCAGCTGTCGCATCCAGCCGTTCGCACGGCTCCGAGGTCGAATTCGGTGACACCGGCAAGATGCTGAAATGCCGCAACATCGAGCATTTCGACTGGTCCGGCTGGGATATTGCCCTGTTCGCGGCCGGGAGTGGCCCGGCAAAGGAATACGCGCCCAAGGCCGCCGCCGCTGGCTGCGTCGTGATCGACAACAGCTCGCTCTACCGCATGGACCCGGATGTGCCGCTGATCGTGCCGGAAGTGAACCCCGATGCGATCCACGAGTATTCCAAGCGCAACATCATCGCCAACCCGAATTGCTCGACTGCGCAGCTGGTCGTGGCGCTGAAGCCGTTGCACGATGCGGCAAAGATCAAGCGCGTGGTCGTTTCGACCTACCAGTCGGTTTCCGGCGCGGGCAAGGCGGGCATGGACGAGCTGTTCGAGCAGAGCCGCAACATCTTCGTCGGAGATCCGGTCGAACCGGTGAAGTTCACCAAGCAGATCGCCTTCAACGTCATCCCGCACATCGACGTCTTCCTCGACGATGGTTCGACCAAGGAAGAATGGAAGATGGTGGTCGAAACCAAGAAGATCCTCGACCCCAAGATCAAGCTCACCGCGACCTGTGTGCGTGTGCCGGTCTTCGTCGGCCATTCGGAAGCGGTCAGCATCGAGTTCGAGAACGAGCTTTCGGCCGAGCAAGCCCAGGAAATCCTGCGCGAGGCGCCCGGCTGCATGCTGGTCGATAAGCGCGAGGACGGCGGCTACATCTCGCCGGTCGAAGCAGCCGGCGACAGCGCAACCTACATCAGCCGCGTGCGCGAGGACCCGACGGTCGAAAACGGCCTCAACCTGTGGTGCGTCTCGGACAATTTGCGCAAGGGTGCAGCGCTCAACGCGGTGCAGATCGCGGAACTCCTGGGCCGCGAGTGCCTTAAGAAGGGATGA
- a CDS encoding S9 family peptidase — protein sequence MRHPTFAAALALGIGLSAPSHAQTQEIAPMELTFERVFASPDLDGPAPRQVKLSPDGRYLTLLRNREDDRERYDLWAYDREAGEWTMLVDSEALGTGRELSEDEKMQRERARVGSLKGIIAYQWTEDGTGVLVPLDGDLYLARLGGEVVRLTDTEESELNPALSSEGRYVSFVRDRQLWVGEVGAAANPITPKEGEAIRWGEAEFVAQEEMARLTGYWWSPDDSRIAVQRFDESMVGIVTRAAIGATGTRVFDQRYPVAGSENADVELYVMDPDGTNRVKVNLDDFQHPSVYTDGDPTDFYLARVDWAPDGSALYVQRQNREQTVLDMLRVDPATGAVSPVFTERAAVEDYWINLGDDYKLLDDGSLVWWSERDGFGHLYLYSGSDGWASSRQLTRGKFVVTKLVGVDQDAGRLFYTATSEEDPLEQHIYSLDYSDPAAKPQRLTETGYTHSATMDGKGQTLVITRSNDDTPPHSYIADQQGERLAWVEENALDADHPYAPYLASHRPTQYGTITAEDGTPLYWEMLTPEMEPGKRYPVYFYHYSGPGPQIVTKGWNGALRQAIVDKGYIWFALDNRGSANRGVAFEQPLYRAMGGVEVRDQKAGAEFLKTLDFVDPDKIAIDGWSYGGYMTLKQLQADPGLYAAGISGAPVTKWELYDTHYTERYMGTPQADGDAYETASAIPDATTITDPLLLIHGMADDNVVFENATEIISVMQEANVPFEMMLYPGYTHRVSGPQISPHRYNTVFRFLERHGVTPPGNEAE from the coding sequence TTGCGTCACCCGACCTTTGCCGCCGCGCTTGCCCTTGGCATCGGCCTGTCCGCCCCTTCCCATGCCCAGACCCAGGAGATCGCGCCCATGGAGCTTACCTTCGAACGCGTCTTCGCTTCGCCCGACCTCGACGGCCCGGCGCCGCGCCAGGTGAAGCTGTCGCCCGATGGCCGCTATCTCACCCTTCTGCGCAACCGCGAGGATGACCGCGAGCGCTATGACCTGTGGGCCTATGACCGCGAGGCGGGCGAGTGGACCATGCTGGTGGACAGCGAAGCGCTGGGCACGGGCCGCGAGTTGTCGGAAGACGAGAAAATGCAGCGCGAGCGCGCGCGCGTCGGGAGCCTCAAGGGCATCATCGCCTATCAATGGACCGAAGACGGCACCGGCGTGCTCGTCCCGCTCGACGGGGACCTATACCTTGCCCGCCTTGGCGGCGAGGTCGTTCGCCTGACCGATACGGAAGAAAGCGAGCTCAATCCCGCGCTAAGCAGCGAGGGGCGCTATGTGTCCTTCGTGCGCGATCGCCAGCTGTGGGTCGGCGAAGTGGGTGCCGCTGCGAACCCGATTACGCCGAAGGAAGGCGAAGCCATCCGCTGGGGCGAAGCGGAATTCGTCGCGCAGGAAGAGATGGCGCGTCTCACGGGCTACTGGTGGAGCCCGGACGACAGCCGCATTGCCGTGCAGCGTTTCGATGAGAGCATGGTCGGCATCGTCACCCGGGCGGCGATCGGCGCGACCGGCACGCGGGTGTTCGACCAGCGCTATCCGGTCGCCGGAAGCGAGAACGCCGATGTCGAGCTTTACGTCATGGACCCGGACGGCACGAACAGGGTCAAGGTCAACCTCGACGACTTCCAGCACCCCAGTGTCTATACCGATGGCGATCCGACCGATTTCTACCTTGCGCGGGTGGATTGGGCGCCCGATGGCAGCGCGCTTTATGTCCAGCGCCAGAACCGCGAGCAGACCGTGCTCGACATGCTCCGGGTCGACCCTGCGACGGGCGCGGTATCACCGGTGTTTACCGAGCGCGCGGCGGTAGAGGATTACTGGATCAACCTCGGCGACGATTACAAGCTGCTGGACGATGGCAGCCTTGTCTGGTGGTCCGAGCGGGACGGCTTCGGGCACCTTTACCTCTATTCGGGAAGCGACGGCTGGGCGAGCTCGCGCCAGCTGACGCGCGGCAAATTCGTCGTGACCAAGCTGGTCGGGGTCGACCAGGATGCCGGGCGCCTGTTCTACACCGCCACGAGCGAGGAGGACCCGCTCGAGCAGCATATCTACAGCCTCGATTACTCCGATCCCGCGGCCAAACCCCAGCGGCTGACCGAAACCGGCTACACCCATTCGGCAACGATGGACGGGAAGGGGCAAACGCTTGTCATCACCCGTTCGAACGACGACACACCGCCGCACAGCTACATCGCCGACCAGCAGGGCGAGCGATTGGCATGGGTCGAGGAGAACGCGCTGGATGCCGATCATCCCTACGCCCCCTACCTCGCCAGCCACCGGCCCACGCAATACGGCACGATTACTGCTGAAGATGGAACGCCGCTCTACTGGGAGATGCTCACGCCCGAGATGGAGCCGGGCAAGCGCTATCCGGTCTATTTCTACCACTACAGCGGTCCAGGTCCGCAGATCGTGACCAAGGGCTGGAACGGCGCCCTGAGGCAGGCAATCGTCGACAAGGGCTACATCTGGTTCGCGCTCGACAACCGCGGCAGCGCCAACCGCGGCGTGGCCTTCGAGCAGCCGCTCTACCGCGCGATGGGCGGGGTCGAGGTTCGCGACCAGAAGGCAGGGGCGGAATTCCTCAAGACGCTCGATTTCGTCGATCCCGACAAGATCGCGATCGATGGCTGGTCCTACGGCGGCTATATGACATTGAAGCAGTTGCAGGCCGATCCGGGGCTCTATGCGGCCGGCATAAGCGGCGCGCCGGTGACCAAGTGGGAGCTTTATGACACCCATTACACCGAACGCTACATGGGCACGCCGCAGGCCGATGGGGATGCCTATGAGACCGCGTCAGCCATTCCCGATGCGACCACGATCACCGATCCGCTTCTGCTGATCCACGGCATGGCCGACGATAACGTGGTGTTCGAGAACGCGACCGAGATCATCTCGGTCATGCAGGAAGCCAACGTCCCCTTCGAGATGATGCTCTATCCCGGCTATACGCACCGCGTGTCGGGGCCGCAGATCAGCCCGCACCGATACAACACCGTGTTCCGCTTCCTCGAACGGCATGGCGTAACGCCGCCCGGAAACGAGGCGGAGTGA
- the rplS gene encoding 50S ribosomal protein L19, with product MNLIQQLEAEAIENLGKDIPEFRAGDTVRVGVKVVEGTRERIQNFEGVVIARSNRGMGSNFTVRKMSFGEGVERVFPLYSPIVDSITVVRRGVVRRAKLYYLRGRTGKRARIAERKVNAPK from the coding sequence ATGAACCTGATTCAGCAGCTCGAAGCGGAAGCGATCGAGAACCTCGGGAAGGACATTCCCGAATTCCGCGCCGGTGACACCGTGCGCGTTGGCGTGAAGGTTGTCGAAGGCACCCGTGAGCGTATCCAGAATTTCGAAGGCGTTGTCATTGCCCGCTCGAACCGCGGCATGGGCAGCAATTTCACCGTGCGCAAGATGAGCTTCGGTGAAGGCGTGGAACGTGTGTTCCCGCTTTACTCGCCGATCGTCGACAGCATCACCGTGGTCCGCCGCGGCGTGGTGCGTCGCGCCAAGCTCTACTACCTGCGTGGCCGTACCGGTAAGCGCGCTCGTATTGCCGAGCGCAAGGTCAACGCACCGAAGTAA
- the trmD gene encoding tRNA (guanosine(37)-N1)-methyltransferase TrmD, with amino-acid sequence MSFAATILTLYPEMFPGPLGVSLAGRALERGDWSCETVQIREFARDKHRTVDDTPAGGGAGMVLKPDVLGPAIESVGEGRPILAMTPRGKPITQARIREIAAGPGVAILCGRFEGFDERIFDQYPQIEQVSLADIVLSGGETAAIAILDACIRLLPGVMGAPTSGHEESFEDGLLEYPQYTRPQEWEGRTIPEVLRSGDHAKIAAWRKARSEDDTRLRRPDLWDRYSGDRDQPASGARRKD; translated from the coding sequence ATGAGTTTCGCCGCCACCATCCTGACCCTCTATCCCGAGATGTTTCCCGGGCCGCTGGGCGTGTCGCTCGCAGGCCGCGCGCTCGAGCGGGGCGACTGGTCGTGCGAGACCGTCCAGATCCGCGAATTCGCTAGGGACAAGCACCGCACGGTCGATGATACGCCGGCAGGCGGCGGCGCGGGCATGGTGCTCAAGCCCGATGTGCTTGGTCCTGCCATCGAAAGCGTAGGCGAGGGCAGGCCGATCCTCGCCATGACCCCGCGCGGGAAACCGATCACGCAGGCCCGTATCCGTGAGATCGCGGCAGGCCCCGGCGTTGCCATCCTGTGCGGCCGGTTCGAGGGCTTCGACGAACGGATTTTCGATCAGTACCCGCAGATCGAGCAGGTCAGCCTTGCCGACATCGTCCTGTCGGGCGGAGAGACCGCCGCGATCGCGATTCTCGACGCTTGCATTCGGCTGCTTCCCGGAGTAATGGGCGCGCCCACAAGCGGGCATGAGGAATCGTTCGAGGACGGTCTCCTGGAATACCCGCAATATACCCGACCTCAGGAATGGGAAGGGCGCACGATCCCTGAAGTGCTGCGATCGGGGGATCATGCGAAAATCGCTGCTTGGCGCAAGGCAAGGAGCGAAGACGATACACGGTTACGCAGGCCGGACCTTTGGGATCGCTACAGTGGCGATCGGGACCAGCCTGCCTCTGGCGCGCGGCGAAAAGACTAA